Genomic DNA from Priestia filamentosa:
CAATTGGAGAAACAAAGAGTGGAAGAAATACTTATAATGATTCAAAGTACTGATTTTACAAAATATAAAAATAGAAAATTAAAGAAATATATGAGTATCGGGGAAGCAGCTGAAATAGCAGGTATTAATACCTCAGCTATTCGCTATTGGGAACAAGAAGGATTAGTGCGTTCAGAAAGAAATAGCGAAAATGGATATAGAATGTTTACAATAACAGAACTACGTAAGATATTGGTTATCAGTAGTTTGAGAAAAACCGTTTATTATCTAGAAAATATGAGGCAGCTTTTGAATGATTTGGAACTACAAAGCTATGATAAAATCGAACGTTCTTTTGGGCTGGCTTTAGAAAATCTGAACTATCAACTTTTCCATCAATATAAGGGAATTTCAGAGATGATAAAGTATATAAATTTTTTAGAGAAATAAAACTTATATGGATCTTTTTAAACAAAAATAGCGCCCAGTTAATTGGGCGCTATTCCTATGTAAAAAGTATAGAGATTTCGATATTAATAGTAATTAATCTGTATTTAAATAATAAGATAAAGCAACTTTATTCAAATAAAAAAGGACATTTCTTATATGCCCTGCTTCCCTGTATTAGCCCCGCCTACGCTAAATACTGTGACAGCCACGCATGCTATCCCGCCTATATTTAGTATAAATGAAAGCGATTACAAAGTAAAGAGAATATTTAATGTTATGTTTTTTATATGTATATCCTACTCATTTCTAATTAACATAATTTTTGTTATCAGTAGAAAAGGGATCTTTAGTCAAAGATCCCTTCTTTCCTCTTTCAATGTAGCTGTATATTAGCTCTCATTTAATTTTTTCTTGTCTTTACTATAGATAATAATTCGATATGCATCATCCCCAATTACTTGTTTTGTTTCTTTCGAATGAAGAAAATCTTGAACCGTTTTTTCTATTTTATCTACCGTATTTTTTGCATCTGAATCTGTTGAAGATAAAGAAGTGTCAATGGAAATCGTAAACGCCTTTGGTTTATTTGAATATCCAACCATCTCTACTTTGTATTCCTTTTTTGCGAGTAAACCATTAGAAATCGTATTCACAATTTCCGACCATCTAGCTTCTCTTTCCCTTTTTTGAGGATTGTAGGTGTGTACTTTTATAGAGAAATCACCCAGCTGATTTTGCTTTAAAGTGTTTGCTACCTGTTTTTTTATTTCTTCTGTTCTCTGTTCTGTATTAGGCAATTCAAATGATATTGAACCAGGTTGAATATCATTCACTTGGCCAAGAGAGTCGTATCCATACCCTTTCAGTACTCCTAACACAACGTCATAAATCCTATT
This window encodes:
- a CDS encoding MerR family DNA-binding transcriptional regulator, producing METYTPKQMADALNVSTTTLRRYEEQNLIPAVPRTESNHRFYTSIHFQAFITIRTLLKGYEIPTVYEIMRMIKNASFEKALWLVNQQQFHIQLEKQRVEEILIMIQSTDFTKYKNRKLKKYMSIGEAAEIAGINTSAIRYWEQEGLVRSERNSENGYRMFTITELRKILVISSLRKTVYYLENMRQLLNDLELQSYDKIERSFGLALENLNYQLFHQYKGISEMIKYINFLEK